In Alteromonas mediterranea DE, a single genomic region encodes these proteins:
- a CDS encoding AGE family epimerase/isomerase, whose protein sequence is MTTQPNFASNDFLHDHIKSILAFYEPNVDAVSGGFHQNFMDDGSIFDEKTRHLVSSTRFVFNYARAYLAYGDTRYKARVESGIQFLRDYHLQEDTGGYAWLLDVNGKACKVVDATNHCYGLAFVILDYSWALRAGVKEAELYIHDAFELMETHFWDAEYGLYKDEFNADFSRCSDYRGQNANMHSCEALIAAFEATGHGPFLERALLLAHNITERQADKADGRIWEHYTKTWEVDWEYNKNDPKNLFRPWGFQPGHHTEWAKLLLQIHQYQPQDWLVARARSLFDAVIDISWDNENGGLYYGFAPDSRICDDEKYFWVQAESFACAARLALETGEDKYWQWYHRIWDYAWSYMVDHKYGAWFRILSAKNQKLETTKSPVGKTDYHTMGACYDVLDALSFYK, encoded by the coding sequence ATGACCACGCAACCAAATTTTGCATCAAACGATTTTCTGCATGATCACATCAAGAGCATTTTGGCTTTTTACGAGCCCAATGTTGATGCCGTCTCAGGTGGCTTCCATCAAAATTTTATGGACGATGGAAGCATATTTGATGAGAAAACACGTCACCTAGTTAGCTCTACGCGTTTCGTTTTTAACTACGCGAGAGCCTATTTAGCTTATGGCGATACTCGATACAAAGCCCGTGTTGAGTCTGGCATTCAATTTTTGCGAGATTATCATTTACAAGAAGATACTGGCGGCTACGCTTGGTTACTTGATGTAAACGGTAAGGCCTGTAAAGTCGTTGATGCCACTAATCACTGCTACGGCTTGGCCTTTGTTATTTTGGATTACAGCTGGGCACTGCGAGCTGGCGTTAAAGAAGCTGAGCTGTATATTCATGATGCCTTCGAATTAATGGAAACCCATTTCTGGGATGCTGAGTACGGCTTGTACAAAGATGAGTTTAACGCAGATTTTTCTCGCTGCAGTGATTACCGCGGTCAAAATGCCAATATGCACAGCTGCGAAGCGCTTATTGCGGCGTTTGAGGCCACCGGTCACGGTCCGTTTTTAGAACGCGCCTTGCTGCTCGCTCACAATATCACCGAGCGCCAAGCGGATAAAGCTGACGGTCGAATTTGGGAACACTATACCAAAACTTGGGAAGTTGATTGGGAATACAATAAGAATGATCCTAAAAACCTTTTTCGCCCTTGGGGATTCCAACCAGGCCACCATACTGAATGGGCAAAACTACTACTACAAATTCATCAGTATCAGCCACAGGATTGGTTAGTCGCACGCGCCCGCTCACTATTTGACGCTGTCATTGATATTAGCTGGGATAATGAAAACGGTGGCTTGTATTACGGTTTCGCACCGGATAGCCGTATCTGTGATGATGAAAAATACTTCTGGGTGCAGGCTGAATCTTTTGCGTGCGCGGCGCGTTTAGCCCTAGAAACAGGGGAAGATAAATACTGGCAGTGGTACCACCGAATTTGGGACTATGCATGGTCATATATGGTCGACCACAAATATGGGGCATGGTTTAGGATTTTATCAGCCAAAAATCAAAAGCTAGAGACCACAAAAAGCCCTGTAGGCAAAACCGATTATCACACAATGGGCGCATGTTATGACGTTCTCGATGCACTAAGCTTTTATAAATAA
- a CDS encoding N-acetylmuramoyl-L-alanine amidase, protein MTILHATPRLSFDVYEHRLIGENVKFTASPNTSGAFQTGAPDTIVIHFTAGSSLDSSVNVLTNAESGVSAHFALGRNGDIVQMLPTNKIGWHAGKSHYKGRSGLNRYSIGIELDNAGQLKPRGDGTYESWFGNVYRESEVIAAQHPNQSVLGYWHKYTDIQIASTISLCKVLCEHYPISVVVGHDEIAPSRKVDPGPAFPMHQIREQVLLEISEDETHTESNGVHTGSLQREAHDAVPRHIASPVNRVANVSANALNVRKGPNVSFPLIENGLHKGEVLKVLEKQGEWAKVSFTKVGWVNTRYINEITEKSPFKT, encoded by the coding sequence ATGACTATCCTACACGCGACACCTAGGCTCTCATTTGATGTATACGAACACCGCCTCATTGGTGAAAATGTCAAATTTACTGCTTCACCGAATACTTCTGGGGCGTTTCAGACTGGCGCTCCCGATACCATTGTCATTCATTTCACTGCTGGAAGTAGTTTAGACTCCTCTGTCAACGTCTTAACTAATGCTGAAAGTGGTGTTTCAGCGCACTTCGCTTTAGGGCGTAACGGCGATATCGTTCAAATGTTGCCCACCAACAAAATAGGGTGGCACGCTGGCAAAAGTCATTACAAGGGGCGAAGCGGGCTAAACAGATACTCCATAGGAATAGAGCTAGATAATGCCGGGCAACTAAAGCCTAGAGGCGACGGCACCTATGAAAGCTGGTTTGGGAACGTTTATAGAGAAAGTGAAGTGATAGCTGCACAACACCCCAACCAATCAGTTTTAGGCTATTGGCATAAATATACTGATATTCAGATTGCCTCCACAATAAGCCTGTGCAAAGTGCTTTGCGAACACTACCCAATTTCTGTTGTGGTAGGTCACGATGAGATAGCGCCTTCGCGTAAAGTAGACCCTGGTCCGGCATTTCCGATGCATCAAATCAGAGAACAGGTACTGCTTGAAATAAGTGAAGACGAAACGCACACGGAAAGTAACGGTGTCCATACGGGCAGCTTACAAAGAGAAGCGCACGATGCCGTGCCGCGACATATTGCCAGCCCGGTAAATCGCGTGGCTAACGTAAGTGCTAACGCACTCAATGTGCGTAAAGGGCCAAATGTCTCTTTTCCTCTTATTGAAAATGGGTTGCACAAAGGTGAAGTATTAAAGGTGCTAGAAAAGCAGGGAGAGTGGGCGAAAGTCTCCTTTACAAAAGTAGGTTGGGTTAACACCCGTTATATTAATGAGATTACAGAAAAGTCGCCGTTTAAAACGTAG
- a CDS encoding PH domain-containing protein, which yields MTDSVQSTAQNPVFSNNQLNVEDIPNLQTLALLPISKKYRAMNIFSIGLIALVLLSIATGLKYQPFWSIPEDLLKAYPYIVTAIVALATIWALYHVFADVRIFYAIREQDISKQSGLIFRKLSCQPILRVQHVEVNRGPLDRWAGLASLQVFSAGGEMHTFEIPGLTLDKAEQLREFILAHKDIGAR from the coding sequence ATGACAGATAGCGTTCAAAGTACGGCTCAAAACCCCGTGTTTTCAAATAACCAGCTTAATGTAGAAGATATTCCTAACCTTCAAACGTTAGCGTTATTGCCTATTTCTAAAAAGTACCGTGCTATGAATATTTTCTCTATTGGGCTAATTGCGCTTGTTTTACTAAGCATTGCTACTGGGCTTAAATACCAACCATTTTGGTCGATACCTGAGGATTTACTGAAGGCCTACCCATACATTGTCACGGCTATCGTTGCTTTAGCGACTATCTGGGCGCTCTACCACGTTTTTGCAGATGTCCGAATATTCTATGCAATAAGAGAGCAGGACATCAGTAAACAATCAGGGCTCATTTTTCGCAAACTTTCTTGCCAACCTATTTTGCGCGTTCAGCACGTTGAAGTAAATAGAGGGCCGTTAGATAGATGGGCTGGGCTTGCTTCTTTACAAGTGTTTTCAGCCGGTGGAGAAATGCACACCTTTGAGATACCAGGGCTTACGTTGGACAAAGCGGAACAGCTACGGGAATTTATTTTAGCACACAAGGATATAGGAGCTCGCTAA
- the arcB gene encoding aerobic respiration two-component sensor histidine kinase ArcB — MHSDSPNDSWAIRFAQFVQRFGTLKLSILFVVLSLVFTLGGSYVIRVSMGSQVQPDDFISAVILTMLSAPWVLYFFSELIKQLENSRTNLKEVVSQLESLREEDVFLNRELQSNIRQLNHEIEQRKQAQEEREALFKDLEREIQDKSEQEAQARRLSTLLRSIIDASPDLIYYRNEEGRFAGCNRIAELMTGKTEQELLGLTPKDVYEEELARQIVASDHEVLETNASITEELWLRFADGRRRYFEMKRVPFFDKEGNRLGLLSFGRDMTERKQAENAAAKASTDKTRFIATISHELRTPLNGIVGLSRMLRDTELSDEQFSWVSTIYASAITLGNIFNDIIDLDKLDRDKLELSLKTISLKDFTEELSSIIRLLAADKQLELKTSINEPLPRLVEIDGTRLRQILWNILFNAVKFTQKGHVSLSVSSTKPDGDKAYVTFVIEDTGVGIPESEIDKIFAMYYQVDHPDHQSATGTGIGLAICKQMVDLMNGEIHVSSKEGKGTRFEIVLPVQISNSPMKVAQLQVTGLNILLVEDIELNVMVAKALLEKLGQKVDVAMTGQEAIDKARANQYDLILLDIQLPDMTGFDVASTLIEEDLVMQTPIVALTANVIKKRDEYLENGMDDVIAKPIKKSRVIEVFNDLFHAPPAPLEVDGEVERPEPTKTLSNILDMDLLQMLVDTIGDEMVRASVKVFQEKMPEYMEILQLSLSADEKSEVCSQAHKIKGAAGSVGLARVQRIANQIQQGDHPTWWENVHDWVEELQMAVQHDMKALHDWLNEQQVDD; from the coding sequence ATGCATTCAGATTCACCCAACGATTCTTGGGCAATTCGTTTTGCTCAATTTGTGCAGCGTTTCGGCACGCTAAAGCTCAGCATACTATTTGTTGTTCTTTCGCTTGTATTTACGCTAGGCGGCTCATACGTAATTCGCGTTAGCATGGGCAGCCAAGTTCAGCCTGATGACTTCATCAGCGCAGTTATTCTAACTATGCTGTCGGCACCGTGGGTGCTGTATTTCTTTAGTGAATTAATTAAACAGTTAGAAAACTCACGTACCAATCTTAAAGAGGTAGTGAGTCAACTAGAGAGCTTGCGCGAAGAGGATGTTTTCCTTAATCGAGAACTTCAAAGTAATATTCGCCAGCTTAATCACGAGATAGAGCAGAGGAAACAGGCGCAAGAAGAGCGCGAAGCGCTGTTCAAAGACTTAGAAAGAGAGATTCAAGACAAGTCAGAGCAAGAGGCACAAGCACGCCGCTTATCTACTTTATTGCGTTCAATTATTGATGCCTCTCCCGACCTCATTTATTACCGCAACGAAGAGGGCCGTTTTGCAGGTTGTAACCGCATTGCAGAGTTAATGACGGGGAAAACTGAGCAAGAGCTTCTGGGGTTAACCCCTAAAGACGTGTACGAAGAAGAACTGGCCCGACAAATTGTTGCCAGTGATCACGAGGTACTCGAAACCAACGCAAGTATTACGGAAGAGTTATGGCTGCGCTTCGCCGATGGCCGCCGACGCTACTTCGAAATGAAGCGCGTGCCTTTCTTCGACAAAGAAGGTAATCGTTTGGGGTTATTGTCGTTTGGTCGAGACATGACGGAACGCAAACAAGCCGAAAATGCCGCTGCTAAAGCCAGTACTGACAAAACCCGTTTTATTGCCACGATTAGTCACGAGCTTCGCACGCCGCTAAACGGTATTGTGGGCTTAAGCCGAATGTTGCGCGACACAGAATTGTCAGATGAGCAGTTCAGCTGGGTAAGCACTATTTATGCAAGTGCGATTACTTTGGGCAATATTTTCAATGACATTATCGACCTTGATAAGTTAGATAGGGACAAACTTGAATTAAGCCTTAAAACAATTTCGCTCAAAGACTTCACTGAAGAACTTAGCAGTATTATCCGCTTACTGGCTGCAGATAAGCAGCTAGAGCTTAAAACCAGTATTAATGAACCGCTGCCACGTCTCGTTGAAATAGACGGGACACGCCTTCGCCAAATACTCTGGAATATATTGTTTAATGCGGTGAAGTTCACGCAAAAAGGCCATGTGAGTTTATCGGTGTCATCGACTAAACCCGATGGTGACAAGGCCTACGTCACCTTTGTTATTGAAGATACAGGTGTTGGTATTCCTGAAAGCGAAATTGATAAAATTTTTGCCATGTACTACCAGGTAGACCACCCGGATCATCAGTCGGCTACGGGAACAGGCATTGGCTTAGCCATTTGTAAGCAAATGGTCGATTTAATGAACGGCGAAATTCACGTTTCGAGTAAAGAGGGTAAAGGCACCCGTTTTGAGATTGTACTGCCAGTACAAATTTCTAATAGCCCAATGAAAGTGGCGCAGCTTCAAGTTACAGGGTTAAATATCTTACTGGTAGAAGATATCGAGCTGAACGTAATGGTGGCTAAAGCGTTGCTTGAAAAACTGGGTCAAAAAGTGGATGTCGCTATGACGGGTCAAGAGGCGATTGATAAAGCAAGAGCTAATCAATACGACCTTATTTTACTTGATATTCAATTGCCAGATATGACGGGCTTTGACGTGGCGAGTACTTTGATTGAAGAAGATTTGGTCATGCAGACGCCTATTGTGGCATTAACGGCTAACGTGATTAAAAAGCGCGACGAGTATCTTGAAAACGGGATGGACGATGTCATCGCTAAACCCATCAAAAAATCTCGTGTCATTGAAGTGTTTAACGACCTATTCCACGCACCGCCAGCGCCGCTTGAGGTAGACGGTGAAGTAGAGCGCCCTGAGCCAACCAAAACATTAAGTAACATTTTAGATATGGACTTATTGCAGATGTTGGTAGATACAATAGGGGACGAAATGGTGCGCGCGAGTGTTAAAGTTTTCCAAGAAAAAATGCCCGAGTACATGGAAATACTGCAGCTCAGCTTAAGTGCGGACGAAAAGTCAGAAGTGTGCTCTCAAGCCCATAAAATAAAGGGGGCAGCTGGCTCTGTGGGCTTAGCTCGCGTTCAGCGTATTGCTAACCAAATTCAACAAGGTGACCACCCTACATGGTGGGAGAACGTGCATGATTGGGTGGAAGAATTGCAAATGGCAGTTCAACACGACATGAAGGCCCTACACGATTGGTTGAACGAACAGCAAGTCGATGACTAA
- a CDS encoding TonB-dependent receptor — protein sequence MKKLLLATTISSLLAGNALAQDNAQADTQDAAETKKDYEKIVVTGTSRARLVAETPQSTTSMGAQEVAKLSMSSQADVLRYVPGIKVEGGGGEVATNLQVRGLPSSGQFQFTPLLYDGSPTLSAFGLNSSAYDVYYRNDLGIERVEFVRGGVSNLFGQGSVAGVINYLSKKGTELSESTVQLELSDNNRKRIDFATSGPLNEKGMYYAMSGFYRYDEGPIDTGLPTEGYQLRGNIHKEFDDGSGYFTIYGQAIDDEVQFFLPLPLDSQSRERVAGNDGREVESTQTFYASGLSYDTADGRYRTPIEEGVATRGGSISMEFSKDLGNDYSVLARAKYASYDHQFNLFLDGDGIINVPETQSEYLANRGLDDLGAAEFTYAGTDVVLPEGDLLFANRILDRDRPATDFSSELNVVKYLDVGDFSHSITVGTFFSSAEAEDNNVITRYLGEFNNQARLVDLTITDADDNSVIVSQNGVTGPGISFSDTTISARRTAFYIADQMQNDDWIIDVGLRWEEIDGTITREGSETVVVNDDPILYEDLQVNVTGNGVLTHGKVDNSELAYSIAALYKMADNFNVYANYSRGFFFPELRGVAFNPNGEPGSYESEIVKQAEIGAKFFFNDFIGTMALFKTDLEDRRSVDFVNDENGVAVEVPVFQSTEAYGVELVGSYNITDDLIFDANFTYTDHEFTEYDSDPSVIGNELRRKPKIMFNSSLRYTLDDWDISFYHNYHGKNYTNDANSVELDDFHVFRLDTGYTWEFGQGERLRASIAVWNLFDSDGITEGSPRLGNSQTAGESYFVGRPILPRRVSLRLRYDF from the coding sequence GTGAAAAAACTACTTCTTGCGACGACTATTTCGTCGCTTTTAGCCGGAAACGCTTTGGCTCAGGACAACGCTCAAGCTGATACACAAGACGCGGCAGAAACAAAGAAAGACTATGAAAAAATCGTAGTTACGGGTACGAGCCGAGCGCGATTGGTGGCTGAAACGCCACAATCGACTACGTCTATGGGGGCGCAGGAGGTAGCAAAATTATCCATGAGTAGCCAAGCAGACGTGCTTCGTTATGTTCCTGGTATTAAAGTAGAAGGTGGCGGTGGTGAAGTGGCCACAAATCTCCAAGTCCGTGGGTTACCATCTTCAGGGCAGTTTCAGTTCACCCCACTTTTGTACGACGGTTCACCCACTTTGAGTGCGTTTGGTCTTAACTCGTCGGCTTACGATGTGTATTACCGAAACGATCTAGGTATTGAGCGGGTTGAGTTTGTTCGCGGCGGTGTATCTAACTTATTCGGGCAAGGTTCGGTGGCGGGCGTTATCAACTACCTATCGAAGAAAGGCACGGAACTATCGGAAAGTACGGTGCAATTAGAGCTTTCTGATAACAACCGCAAGCGTATAGATTTTGCCACCAGCGGCCCACTGAATGAAAAAGGCATGTACTATGCCATGTCCGGTTTTTATCGTTACGATGAAGGCCCAATTGATACAGGGTTGCCTACGGAAGGTTATCAACTGCGAGGCAACATTCACAAAGAATTCGACGATGGCAGTGGCTACTTTACTATATACGGCCAAGCTATTGATGATGAGGTACAATTTTTCCTTCCATTGCCTCTTGATTCACAAAGCCGAGAGCGTGTTGCCGGCAACGATGGCAGAGAAGTTGAATCTACCCAAACATTTTATGCATCTGGCTTGTCTTATGACACCGCAGATGGGCGTTATCGCACGCCTATTGAAGAGGGGGTAGCCACTCGTGGAGGCTCTATTTCCATGGAGTTCTCAAAGGATTTAGGTAATGACTACAGTGTTTTAGCACGAGCAAAGTACGCCAGTTACGACCACCAATTTAACTTGTTTCTAGACGGTGACGGTATTATCAATGTGCCAGAAACACAAAGCGAATATTTAGCGAACAGAGGGCTCGACGACCTTGGCGCCGCTGAATTTACCTATGCGGGAACGGACGTAGTATTACCTGAAGGCGATTTACTATTTGCTAACCGAATACTAGACAGAGACCGGCCGGCAACCGATTTTTCTTCAGAGCTTAATGTCGTCAAATACCTGGATGTGGGGGATTTCTCTCATAGCATTACCGTGGGCACCTTCTTTTCAAGCGCCGAAGCAGAAGATAATAATGTAATAACCCGCTACCTCGGCGAATTTAATAATCAGGCCAGATTGGTTGATCTAACCATTACTGACGCCGATGATAACAGTGTCATAGTTAGCCAAAACGGCGTGACAGGCCCGGGTATTAGTTTTTCTGATACGACTATTTCTGCAAGAAGAACGGCATTCTATATAGCTGACCAAATGCAAAACGACGACTGGATCATTGACGTGGGTCTTCGCTGGGAGGAAATCGACGGTACCATTACCCGTGAGGGCAGCGAAACTGTGGTAGTTAATGACGACCCTATACTGTACGAAGACTTACAGGTGAATGTCACAGGGAACGGTGTGCTTACTCACGGTAAAGTCGATAACTCAGAATTAGCTTATTCAATTGCAGCCCTCTATAAAATGGCCGATAACTTTAATGTTTATGCCAACTATTCTCGCGGGTTCTTTTTCCCCGAGTTGCGCGGTGTGGCGTTTAACCCTAATGGTGAGCCGGGCAGTTATGAAAGTGAAATTGTTAAGCAGGCTGAAATAGGCGCGAAGTTCTTCTTTAATGACTTCATTGGAACCATGGCTTTGTTCAAAACCGATCTTGAAGACAGACGTTCGGTAGACTTTGTGAACGACGAAAATGGGGTTGCTGTTGAAGTTCCTGTTTTTCAATCTACCGAGGCCTATGGCGTGGAGTTGGTGGGTAGCTACAACATTACTGATGACCTTATCTTTGATGCAAACTTTACTTACACCGACCACGAATTCACCGAATACGATTCAGATCCTTCTGTTATCGGTAATGAATTGAGAAGAAAGCCAAAGATTATGTTTAATTCTTCTTTACGCTACACCCTAGACGATTGGGATATTTCTTTCTATCACAACTATCACGGTAAAAATTACACCAACGATGCTAATTCGGTTGAATTGGATGACTTTCATGTATTTCGCTTAGACACAGGCTATACCTGGGAGTTTGGACAAGGCGAACGCTTACGTGCCAGTATTGCCGTATGGAATCTGTTCGATTCAGATGGTATTACTGAAGGGTCTCCTCGACTAGGAAACAGTCAAACAGCGGGTGAATCTTATTTTGTAGGTCGCCCTATATTGCCGCGCCGCGTATCGCTTCGCTTGCGTTATGATTTTTAG
- a CDS encoding PH domain-containing protein, with protein MSEPVSSAVSQPNVKVETGGEWQRLALISILYFTVRNISNAGQGLIYAVPALAVSFNIWDNLFSPEVLAVAGFLLLSTGGSGVISFLMYKFRVHKQHVEIHHGVFQRRYTNLPLWRIQNVKIERPFYYRPFGYALVVLDTAGSGKEEAKIVAVPESYAEALKKQVLYEKKAHDSPSPERTISYGDSQGRSMSGAEVPILASAEHRNDATEEVLNRRSVKDIIIHGITNNRVWIILGVAAPFYDDLFGIVSEWLADKGLQLNQLVGEQTVAWWQFGLYAFVLLMMLMALVALLSVGGALFTFYGYTLSRAEDRYIRRSGLLNKLEVSMRSSRIQMITAKQDWLDKILKRVNLYFEQNSTASQQVQELMSPNKLIVPSVTETEAIELSQEVMPGCDLKGQSYQVISKRFIQHWLLAVWSIPFLVFFAIGAISLHLDIVVGALVIYSVIGLLLTLRWWRWGISYDNKYVYIRSGRIGIDYQCFEPHKVQQVIVKQSVFMKRRKLATIKFVLASGAVTVPFLPEQYVFTLANNVLFEVESTRKSWM; from the coding sequence ATGTCTGAGCCGGTATCCTCTGCGGTGTCACAACCGAATGTTAAAGTAGAGACGGGTGGCGAATGGCAGCGCCTTGCACTTATATCCATTTTATATTTTACGGTACGTAATATCAGTAACGCAGGGCAGGGATTGATATACGCGGTACCAGCGTTGGCCGTATCCTTTAATATTTGGGACAACCTTTTCTCGCCAGAAGTATTAGCCGTTGCTGGCTTTTTGCTACTTTCTACGGGAGGGAGCGGCGTCATTAGTTTCCTAATGTACAAGTTTCGGGTGCATAAGCAGCATGTAGAAATACATCATGGCGTGTTTCAGCGTCGCTATACCAACTTACCGTTATGGCGAATTCAAAATGTGAAAATTGAACGCCCCTTCTATTATCGCCCATTCGGATATGCACTGGTGGTGTTGGATACCGCAGGCAGTGGCAAGGAAGAAGCTAAGATAGTTGCTGTGCCTGAATCCTATGCTGAAGCGCTTAAAAAACAAGTACTGTACGAGAAAAAAGCGCACGATTCGCCAAGCCCTGAACGAACGATTAGCTATGGTGATAGTCAGGGTAGAAGCATGTCAGGGGCTGAAGTTCCCATCTTGGCAAGCGCTGAGCATAGGAATGATGCCACAGAAGAGGTGTTAAATCGTCGTTCAGTTAAAGATATTATTATTCACGGCATTACCAACAACCGCGTATGGATCATTCTGGGTGTCGCCGCTCCGTTTTACGATGATCTCTTTGGTATAGTGTCTGAGTGGCTTGCTGATAAAGGGCTACAGCTTAATCAACTGGTGGGTGAGCAAACCGTTGCGTGGTGGCAATTTGGGCTGTATGCCTTTGTGCTGCTAATGATGTTAATGGCGTTAGTTGCACTATTAAGCGTAGGCGGTGCTTTATTTACGTTCTATGGCTACACCCTTTCTCGCGCTGAGGACAGGTATATTCGCCGCAGCGGACTTTTAAATAAGCTGGAAGTTAGCATGCGTTCATCGCGCATTCAGATGATCACCGCGAAACAAGACTGGTTAGATAAAATACTAAAACGGGTAAATTTATACTTCGAGCAAAACTCTACCGCAAGTCAGCAAGTGCAAGAGTTGATGTCGCCTAATAAGCTCATTGTGCCGTCAGTTACCGAAACCGAGGCTATTGAACTAAGCCAAGAAGTGATGCCAGGTTGCGATTTAAAGGGCCAGTCGTATCAGGTTATTAGTAAGCGATTTATTCAGCATTGGCTGCTTGCTGTTTGGTCCATCCCCTTCTTAGTTTTCTTTGCTATTGGCGCCATATCCCTTCATTTAGATATCGTTGTGGGGGCTTTGGTTATTTATAGCGTAATTGGACTATTGCTCACGTTAAGGTGGTGGCGGTGGGGAATCTCTTACGACAATAAATACGTGTATATAAGAAGCGGTCGGATTGGAATTGACTATCAGTGTTTCGAACCTCACAAGGTGCAGCAGGTCATCGTAAAGCAAAGTGTGTTCATGAAGAGAAGGAAACTAGCAACAATTAAGTTTGTGCTGGCGTCTGGCGCTGTAACTGTTCCTTTTTTACCTGAACAATATGTCTTTACGCTTGCAAATAACGTGTTGTTCGAAGTTGAGTCTACGCGAAAGTCTTGGATGTAA
- a CDS encoding MGH1-like glycoside hydrolase domain-containing protein, translating into MTETNQRDAQLIEDAKATLVKNDLGGYTVPTHGLYPFQWNWDSAIVALGWLPFDEPRAWEEATSLLSAQWKSGMVPHVVFHQHSDTYFPGPDIWGVKNIPDSTSITQPPVLATVIKSLFEECKDRALAEAQINTIVPQLIDSHLWWYKQRDPENTGLVVSYHPWESGMDNSPAWDAALEAVPCVDWEYTRRDTSHIDASERPHKKEYDRFLYLVDFFRKMNFDDTLIYQDCPYRVNDVSIISILHRGTKDLLEVCEKIGVSNEQTAYLEKRLSLTEEAIQKLWCAETNLFHSFDTRSNSLCKARTSAGLLPFFAGLVGEHQTQPLISELDKWLEHSEYAISSTHPEDPNYEPQRYWRGPIWLHINWMIALGLQDYGFAHQAQRITHGSRACIYTSGFNESFHAETGARSGGADFSWTAAMALYWLLPNTSEKD; encoded by the coding sequence ATGACAGAGACTAATCAGCGCGACGCGCAATTAATTGAAGATGCAAAAGCAACGCTAGTTAAAAACGACCTCGGAGGCTATACAGTCCCAACACATGGGCTTTATCCGTTTCAATGGAACTGGGACTCAGCGATAGTAGCCTTGGGCTGGCTACCATTCGATGAACCCAGAGCCTGGGAAGAAGCGACATCATTACTCAGCGCCCAATGGAAGTCGGGAATGGTGCCTCACGTTGTTTTTCATCAACACTCTGACACGTATTTTCCCGGCCCCGACATTTGGGGCGTAAAGAACATACCCGATAGCACCTCGATTACGCAGCCCCCTGTGCTAGCAACGGTCATCAAATCATTGTTTGAAGAATGTAAAGATAGAGCATTAGCCGAAGCCCAGATAAACACTATAGTGCCTCAACTTATCGACTCTCATTTGTGGTGGTATAAACAACGCGACCCTGAAAATACGGGGCTAGTGGTAAGCTACCACCCATGGGAATCAGGCATGGACAATAGCCCTGCATGGGACGCCGCATTAGAAGCCGTACCCTGCGTAGATTGGGAATATACCCGCCGGGACACTAGTCATATTGATGCGTCAGAACGCCCACACAAAAAAGAATATGATCGCTTTTTGTATCTTGTAGATTTTTTCCGCAAGATGAATTTTGACGATACGTTAATTTATCAAGACTGCCCCTATCGCGTGAACGATGTCAGTATTATTTCCATACTGCACCGTGGTACGAAAGATTTACTAGAAGTGTGCGAAAAAATTGGAGTAAGTAACGAGCAAACCGCCTACCTTGAAAAACGCTTAAGCCTTACCGAAGAAGCGATACAAAAGTTGTGGTGTGCAGAAACCAACCTATTTCATAGCTTCGATACCCGCAGCAATAGCTTGTGTAAAGCACGTACATCGGCGGGATTACTGCCGTTTTTCGCTGGTCTTGTTGGTGAGCACCAAACACAACCGCTTATTTCCGAACTAGATAAATGGCTTGAGCACAGTGAATATGCCATTTCTTCTACTCACCCTGAAGATCCTAATTACGAGCCTCAACGTTATTGGCGCGGGCCTATATGGCTTCATATTAACTGGATGATAGCCCTTGGCTTACAAGATTACGGCTTTGCTCATCAAGCTCAACGTATTACCCACGGGAGCCGAGCGTGTATATATACCAGTGGCTTTAACGAGTCTTTTCACGCTGAAACAGGTGCGCGAAGTGGCGGTGCAGACTTTTCATGGACCGCAGCCATGGCTTTATATTGGCTACTACCTAACACCTCAGAAAAGGATTAA